CCGCGCGACGTCTGCGAATGCTTCGGCGTGCGGGTGGAGGCCGAAGGCAAGGTCATCGCGTTCAGCGGCGACACGGCGCCCTGTGAAGCCATGGTGCGGCTGGCGCAGGACGCAGACCTGCTGATTCATGAGTGCACCTTTCCCGAATCGTTCATCGCGCATCGCGCCAAGACAGGGGTGGGCACCTATGCGCACACCAGCCCCACGGACCTGGGCATCATCGCCAGCCGCGCCGGCGTCAAGAGCCTGGTGGCGACGCACTTCGGCCATTTCGATTCGACCAGCCCGGTGATCAAGCGCGCCGCGGCCAAGCATCTGCCGGTGGAACTGATGGGACCGCACCTGATGGACGAGATCGTGGCCGACATCCGCAAGAACTACTCGGGCCCGCTGCGGCTGGCGCACGACCTGATGCGCATCGACCTGTAGCATCCGCGGGGAATACCTGCCGGCCCCCGGGCCGGCGCGTGCGCGGGCGTGGCCCGCCAGCCAGGGAGAACACCATGACGTACCGGACTTGCGCCGTATCCGTTTTGCTTGCCTTGGGCCTGGCGGCATCGCCGCTGGCCGCCCGGGCGCAGTATCCCGATCACCCCATCCGTATCGTCCTGCCGTACGCGCCGGGCGCGGCGGGCGACGTGGCCATGCGCCAGATCCAGCCCCTGCTGGAAAAGCGTCTGGGCCAGCCTCTCATCGTCGATTACAAGACTGGCGCCGGCGGCAACATCGGCGCGCTGGAGGTGGCGCGCGCCAAGCCCGACGGCTACACGCTGGTGCTGGGCGCCACCAATAACTTCGTCATCAATCAGTTCCTGTACCGCAAGCTGGGCTTCGATCCGCTGGCCGACCTGGAGCCGGTGGGCAAGTTGGCGGACGTGCCGGCCTTCGTCTACGTCAGCGCGCAAGTGCCGGCGCAGGACTACGCGCAGTTTGCGCAGTATGCGCGCGCGCAGGCCGGCAAGCTGAACTACGGATCGCCGGGCATGGGCACCACGCCGCATCTTTCCGGCTACCGCCTGTCGCATGCGATGGGCGCGGGCATGACGCACATTGCCTACCGCGGTTCCTCGCCGGGAGTGCAGGCCTTGCTGGCCAACGAGATCCAGATGTACATCGGCGGCTACAGCATTGCCGCGGCCTACGTGCCGCAAGGCAAGGTGCGGGCCCTGGCGGTGGCGGCATCCGAGCGCTTCGCCGGCCTGCCCGACGTGCCTACCGCGGGCGAGGCTGGCATGCCGGACGTGGTGCAGGGCAACTGGTGGGGCTTTGCCGCGCCCAAGGGCACGCCGCCAGAGCGGGTGGCGCGCTTTGCCGGCGTCCTGCATGAGGTGCTGGCCTTGCCGGAGGTCCGCCAGGCCTTCCTGGCGGGGGGCTTCGTGCCGGGGCAGGACACGCCTGCGTCGTTCGCCTCCGAGTGGCGCAGAGAAGCGCCGCAATGGCAGGCGGTGGTGCGCGAATCCGGCGTGGTGCTGGAGAACTGAGGAGCTGGACATGGAGTACACGCGCCGCGGTTCAGGCCGCCCGCTGTTCCTGCTGCATGGCTTTTGTTCATCGTCCGCGATCTGGTACGGCCTGGCGGGTGTGCTGGCCGATGAGCATGACGTGATCGCCGTGGATTGGCCGGGCTTCGGGCGCGGCGCGCAAGCGGCTCCCTTGCAGGGATTGCCGGCCTATGCGGACGCGGTCGTCGCGCTGGCGGACGAGCTGGGTATAGGCAGCTTCGACGTGTTGGGCCATTCTTTCAGCGGCTTCGTCGCGCAGCAGTTGCTGTGCGCGGTTCCGGGGCGCGTGGGCCGTGCCGTGCTGTATGGCGCGGGCTTGAGGGTCGATGCCGCCGCGCGCTTCGAGCCCATGGACCAGACCTTGGCGCGCCTGCGCGCGGACGGCCCGCGGGCCACCGCAAGGCGCGTGCTGGGCGCCTGGTTCCAGCAGGGGGAGCAGGCGCCGGCCTACGCGGCCTGCCTGCAAGACGGCATGTCCATGAGCGCGGCCGGCGCGGCGTCGATGATTGCGGCGGTGGCGGGCGCGGACTACACGCAGGCGCTGGCGGCGGTGCGCGCGCCGGTGCTGGTCATATCGGGCGAACACGAACGCAGCCATCCGCTGCCATCGGCGCTGGCCTTGCGCGCGGCCTTGACGCACGGCAGCCTGTGCGTGCTGCCGGACTGCGGGCATGCCGCGCACCTGGAGCGCCCGCGATTGTTCAACACCGCCGTGCGTGAGTTTCTGGCGGGCCGGGACGGCGCGTCCCGGCCTGCGGGTCAGTAGGGACCCTTGGCCGCCACGGGCGCGGCCGCGCTCTTGAATTGGCCCGCCAGCTGTTCGGCCGCGCGCGCCAGCAAGGTGGCGTCCACGCCCACCGCCACGAAGGTGGCGCCCAGCGACAGATAGTGCTTGGCGCGGTCCACGCCGCTGTGCAGGATGCCGGCCGCCTTGCCGCTGCGCACGATGCGCAGGATCGCGTCGTCGATCGCCTTGACCACTTCCGGATGCTCCGGCTGGCCCAGGTAGCCCATGCTGGCCGACAGGTCGGCCGGGCCGATGAAGGCGCCGTCGACGCCGTCCACCGCGAGAATCTCTTCCAGCGCGTCCACGCCGCGCGGGGTTTCGATCTGCACCAGCACGCACATCTCGTCGTTGGCGCGGCGCAGGTAGTCAGGGATGCGGTTCCAGCGCGACGAGCGGGCCAGCGCGCTGCCCACGCCGCGCACGCCTTGCGGCGGATAGCGTACCGCGGCCACGGCGGCGGCAGCCTCTTCGGCGGATTGCACCATGGGTACCAGCAGCGTCTGCGCGCCGGTGTCCAGGATCTGCTTGATCTGCACCGCGTCGTTCCAGGCCGGCCGTACCACCGGGGCGACCGGATAGGCGGCCATCGATTGCAGCTGCTGCAGCGTGGTCTGCAAGGTGTTGGG
The sequence above is drawn from the Achromobacter xylosoxidans genome and encodes:
- the hpaI gene encoding 4-hydroxy-2-oxoheptanedioate aldolase encodes the protein MDILTNTFKQALRSGKPQIGLWAGLASAYSTEIIAGAGFDWLLIDGEHAPNTLQTTLQQLQSMAAYPVAPVVRPAWNDAVQIKQILDTGAQTLLVPMVQSAEEAAAAVAAVRYPPQGVRGVGSALARSSRWNRIPDYLRRANDEMCVLVQIETPRGVDALEEILAVDGVDGAFIGPADLSASMGYLGQPEHPEVVKAIDDAILRIVRSGKAAGILHSGVDRAKHYLSLGATFVAVGVDATLLARAAEQLAGQFKSAAAPVAAKGPY
- a CDS encoding Bug family tripartite tricarboxylate transporter substrate binding protein: MTYRTCAVSVLLALGLAASPLAARAQYPDHPIRIVLPYAPGAAGDVAMRQIQPLLEKRLGQPLIVDYKTGAGGNIGALEVARAKPDGYTLVLGATNNFVINQFLYRKLGFDPLADLEPVGKLADVPAFVYVSAQVPAQDYAQFAQYARAQAGKLNYGSPGMGTTPHLSGYRLSHAMGAGMTHIAYRGSSPGVQALLANEIQMYIGGYSIAAAYVPQGKVRALAVAASERFAGLPDVPTAGEAGMPDVVQGNWWGFAAPKGTPPERVARFAGVLHEVLALPEVRQAFLAGGFVPGQDTPASFASEWRREAPQWQAVVRESGVVLEN
- a CDS encoding alpha/beta fold hydrolase, producing MEYTRRGSGRPLFLLHGFCSSSAIWYGLAGVLADEHDVIAVDWPGFGRGAQAAPLQGLPAYADAVVALADELGIGSFDVLGHSFSGFVAQQLLCAVPGRVGRAVLYGAGLRVDAAARFEPMDQTLARLRADGPRATARRVLGAWFQQGEQAPAYAACLQDGMSMSAAGAASMIAAVAGADYTQALAAVRAPVLVISGEHERSHPLPSALALRAALTHGSLCVLPDCGHAAHLERPRLFNTAVREFLAGRDGASRPAGQ